A single region of the Candidatus Acidiferrales bacterium genome encodes:
- a CDS encoding SRPBCC family protein: MIQHEVTIHINRPVEQVFTFLADTKNLRTWQSDLVENEQLTEGPLRVGSRFREAECVKGFWTRIAEV, from the coding sequence ATGATTCAGCACGAAGTCACCATTCATATCAATCGACCAGTGGAACAAGTTTTTACATTCTTGGCGGATACCAAAAATTTGCGGACTTGGCAATCTGACCTTGTTGAAAATGAGCAACTGACCGAAGGGCCATTGCGGGTCGGTTCTCGTTTCCGTGAAGCGGAATGTGTCAAGGGTTTTTGGACACGGATAGCGGAAGTTTAG